The region CCATAAATCAGGCGGTGGGCGGGTGGTTAAAAGACCGTAAAAGGGCAGATATCCACCCGCGCCGCCTGTCGGACGGGGCCGAAGTCGTTAATTCTTTTTCTGGTTGGCAGGCTTGCGCTTTGTCGCTTTGCCTGTTGCCGTTTTAGTCGTGGTTTTACGCGTCGCCGTTTTACCTGCTGCGCTGGCGGTAGTGCTCTTTTCCGGAACAGGCTCTGCAGTACCGTCAGTTTTGTCGGTGCTGGCCGCGTCGCCTTCCCCCGTGCCGCTATCCGCAGACAGCTTCTTAACTTCGCGGGCAAGCGTGGCAATCTCTTTTTTTACCCCGGCGTTGGGGTTGCGCGTCAGCGCCTCACGGAACAGCGCCAGCGCTTCCGCTTTGGTCGTGATATCAGTCGCACCACGGCGGGCAAGCGCACGGGCCTTGCACAACTTGGCGCGCACCACATCCGGCATATCACTGTCGGCGACAATGTCCGCCACTTCGTCAAGCACAGCGATACCGGACGATAAATCAGCGTCAGCATCAGCAGCCGCGAGCGTCAACAGTGGTTTGCTCATTTCTTCGGTCAGGAATGTTGCTGCCGTGCGGTTGAAGTTATCCGGCAGCGTCAGCCCGTGGCGCACCACATAGCGCCCCAGCTTCATCACAAGCACATAATCACGGCAGTCAATCGCCCAGACCATCAACCGGGTAATGACTTCATCCTGCCGCCCGCTGTCGCCGTCGAGCGTGCCTTCAATCCATCCCTCGTATTCAGGCAGCATGGATTTTTTCATTTCGGCTTTGGTTTCTTCGGACTGCACGCCGCTAAGGCGGGACAAGTCCATACGCAGGCGATGCAGAATTTGCTCATGCGCAGTGCGCTGGATATCGGATTCTTCATCCGCCTGGCCCCGGCGTTCTGCCATGACCCTCTGAAAATGTCGTTGTGCCGGTGTTAACATCGTCACTTCTCCCCGTAATGGCGGGGGAATTCCCCCGCCGCGTCTGTCACTCGCCAGCCTGTTCGGCCTGGGCGAACTGAATGCCGTCAATGAACGCAACATTGCCGTAGTCTTCAATGACGAAGTCATCGTTTGAAGACTGATACGTTGCGACACGGTTGTATTCCGGCTCTTCTTTGATCGTCCGGCGCAGACCGCCGCGCTGGTAGTACACCGACAGGTTTTTGAACGGCGTGATCAGTACGCCAGTTACAGGGAAGTAAGGCGCGATAAAGGTCGGCATGTTGCCTACGCGCTCCTGCGCAACAATCAGCTGACCGGCCAACATTTCGGTATTCGGGTTGGTCTGGCTTAAGGCGTTGATGGCCGAAAAATTGCTCGTCGTCAGCAGGTCACCCGCCAGAATTACCACGTTATCCGGGTTATGCTTGTGCCACTCATCCATCAGGCTGTTTTTAGCGTCGTACACCGCAGCACCAAGGTTGCCGTAAGTACCTTTTGCGACAATCTTGTTATCTTCATCACGCGAGGTGATCGTCACATTAGAAATGACTCGGTGCGGTGCCTCCTTACGGATTTTCTCCAGCCAGCCAATGCCACAGTCCTGCAACAGTGGATTAGCGGCGCGGTCAGACGGATCGCTGTACTTCACACCGTTAAAGCCAATCATGATGCGGTCAAGCGACATCTGGCGGGCCATTGCCTTGCTGATCAGCGGCTGGAACTCCGGCATATGCGCCCAAGCATCAAGCTGTTCATAGCTGATGCCGTAGTCATAGTTGACCTTGCGGCACATGTAGTCGAACGGCTCCATTGATTGATTTGAGCCAGGGTTGCGACGGCTGGTGACGCCGTTGTTTACACCAGCCATCGGGCCTTTACTGCCGATCAGGACTTTCTGGCCGATCTGCTGGTTGACGGGGAACACGTTAATTTTGCTCAGGAAAGAATCATTTTGCTGTGCAGCCTGTTCCATACGCTGCTGGCGCGTCGGATCTACAGCAAATTTTGCTGCGATAGCGGAGGTTGAAACGCCGTTTAGCTGTGCTTGCTGGGCTACGTACCGATCAAACAGCTGGCGGGTAGTGTTTTCCATATTCTTTGCTCTCGTTGTGGATATCAGTAATCAGCAAGCTGCGCGTTTGCGCCGCCGTTTGCGGGTTCCCGCTGGCTGAAATTGGCGTCAGTGTTTCCCAGCTTGCTGGTCAGCGCGGCAAGGTCGGAGGTCAGCTTCTGGATTGCCTGGCTGTCCTGTTCGCGGGCGCGGCTCAGGTCGTTGAAGCTGTCCAGCAGATCGGCATGGGATTGGGCGACGTTCTCCACGGCGTCACGCACCTGGCTGAACTGTTCACCGTCAGCTTTCCGGCCTTTACCGATGATCCCCATGACGCGCCCGAACCACTGCTTACCTTCATCGCTGCGTTGCTCAGCCAGTTCGATAATTTCGGCCTCAATGGCATCGGTGAACAGCGGGGCTTCACCCTGCTGATTGTTGAAGGACATAACCTGCTGACGCTGCTGCGCGGCAAACTTCAGCCGCTCGGTGCCAAGACTCGCCGGGGTATCGGTCATCGCCAGCCCCATGACATACGCCTTGCCGTTAAGCGCAAACTGCGGGTGCAGTTCAATACTGGAATAAATTTTCTTGCCTTCCTCCGTCAGCTTCTTCATGCGCTCAGAAGGTTCAATTTCGGCGTAAAGCGCGGTGCGTCCGGCGAGCGGGCCTTCGCTGATATCTTCAGCACTCAGCGCCGTCACATCACCCATCGCGCCGAAATCACTGCCGGGGAATGGCGAAAGGTAGTGCTCCACGTTGACGCGTGCGCCGTACACGTCCGGGCTGTAGTTTGCTGCTGCATCACGAAGGTGCTCAGGGCGAATTTCACGCCCGTCAACGGTGGCACCAGAGACAGCAACGCGGAATTTCTTACGGGCTGGTTTAGCTGCGCTAGCCATGTCGATAATCCTGTTGAGTGGTTTCTGTACGGCCATGATGGCAGAGCGTAACTTGCTGTCTCAACGAGGTTTTGTTGTCGGAGGAAGGCCAGACCACAAAGGGGGCGATAGCGGGATCGCGCGCGGGGTAATCTTCACTCCATAAACGGTGGAGGGCAGATGATACAGGACGCTTTTGTACGTCAGAGGGCAAAACAACTTTACTGGCAGGGCTATCCGCCAGCGGAGATCGCGCGCCTGATGGGGATTAATCAGAACACAATTTACGCCTGGAAGAAACGCGATGAATGGGATGAAACGCCGCCCGTCCAGCGCGTCAGCCAGTCTATGGATGCCCGCCTCATCCAGCTTACGGACAAGAAAGACAAGACCGGGGGAGACTTCAAGGAGATTGATCTGCTGACCCGGCAACTGAAAAAGCTGTCTGATGGACAACCGGCAGGGGCTGGCGCGGGCAAAAAGCCGCGCAAGCGCAAGCTGAAAAACCACTTCACCGAAGAACAGATCGTCGCGCTGCGGGAGAAAATACTTGATTCCCTTTCATGGCATCAACGCGGCTGGTATGAGCAACGCCACCACCGAAACCGCATGATACTGAAGTCCCGCCAGATTGGCGCAACCTGGTACTTTGCACGCGAGGCGTTGTTGGATGCGCTGCGAGATGATGTGAAATATCCGTACCAGCGCAACCAGATATTTCTGTCCGCATCCCGCCGACAGGCTCACCAGTTCAGAGGGTTCATTCAGAAGGTAGCGGAAGAAGTAGACGTTGAGCTTAAGGGCGGCGACAAAATCGTACTGAGTAACGGCGCAGAGCTGCATTTCCTCGGCACGTCCGCAGCGACGGCACAGTCATATACGGGCAACCTGAAGTTCGATGAATTCTTCTGGGTCAGCAACTTCACCAACCTGCGAAAGGTTGCGGGTGCAATGGCAACGCTGAAGGGGCTGACGCGTACCTACTTTTCCACGCCGTCAGGTGAAACCCATGAGGCTTACCCGTTCTGGACGGGCGATCGCTGGAATGAGAAACGCCCCAAGGCACAGCGCAAAGCATTTGATGTGGGCTGGAAAACGCTGAACAGCGGGCTGTTATGCCCAGATAAAACCTGGCGTCAGATTGTCACCCTGAAGGATGTGATAGACCACGGCTGGGAATATACCGACCTTGAAGAGATTCAGGATGAAAACAGCGAGGATGAATTCCGCAACCTGTACATGTGCGAGTTCGTTCGCGATGGCGAGTCAGCTTTCAACCTTAACGCACTGATTGGCTGCGGGGCAGATGGTTATGACGAATGGCCGGACTGGAAGCCTTTTGCGTCCAGGCCGATGGGTAATCGCCCGGTCTGGATAGGCTATGACGCCAACGGCAGCAGCGGAAACGGTGACAGCGGCGCGATTTGCGTTGTGGTTCCGCCACTGGTGCCGGGTGGTAAATTCCGCACGGTGGAGACGGAACAGGTACGCGGCCTTGAGTTTGAAGAGCAGGCGAAAGTTATCGAAAACTTCACCTTCAAATACAACGTGCAGCATGTCGGCATCGACGTGACGGGCGGTAATGGTGAAGCCGTTTATCAGATAGTGAAGAAGTTCTTCCCGATGGCAATGCCCTACACCATGTCAATGACGTCAAAGCGCGCCCTGGTGCTGAAAATGCTACAGCTGATCCGCGCCGGGCGATGGGAGTATGACCGCAGCGAGCGCGCCCTGATCAACGCCTTTAACTCTGTTCGCAAGGTAAAGACGCCAGGCGGATTCATCACCTATGACACTGACCGCTCGCGCGGCGTCAGCCACGGGGATTTAGCCTGGGCGAATATGCTCGCGATTATTAACGAACCGCTGGGCCAGGAGAGTGGCAGCGGCGGGTTTGCTATGGAGTTCTGATGAAGAAGCGCACCTACAAAAACAATCACGCTGCCAGCAGTGGCAGTGCCGGACAGCCTGATATCTCTGACGCTCTCAGAAGCGATCCGGCGCTCAGCGCCTTCACGTTTGACGGTCCCTATTCGGTAACGGACGGCTATGACCTGCTTGACAGCATGTGCTGCGTCGATAACGGCCGGTACTACGAAACGCCAATAGACTGGAAGGGGTTAACCCGTGCGTTCGCACAATCCCCGCTGCATCAGTCGGCGCTTTACTTCAAGCGCAATGTGCTGACCGGGTGCTATATCCCTCACCCCTTACTGTCACGTCAGGCCTTCTCTGCCTTTGCACTGGACTGGTTTGTCTTTGGTAATGCCTATCTTGAACGCCGCTCTAACCTTTTGGGTGCCCCGCTCAAACTCCAGCATGTTCCGGCGCTGAACACGCGACGGGGTAGCGATCTTGATACGTACTGGTTTATCCGGCAGTGGAAAGATGAATACGAGTTTAAGCCGGGTCAGGTCTGCCACATCATGAACCCGGATATTCATCAGGAAATCTACGGTATGCCGGAATACATGGGGGCGCTACTGTCCGCCAGCCTGTCACATTCCGCCGATAAGTTCCGCAAACTCTACTATGACAACGGATCCCATGCCGGATGCATTCTCTATGTCGGGTCGGAGAAGGTAGATCAGGAAAGCATAAAGGTGGTGCAAAAGACGCTGTCACAGGCCAGAGGGAAAGGCTCCTTCAAAAACGTGTTGATCCACGCGCCGGGCGGCGGCAAAGACGGCGTGCAACTGTTGCCGTTCAGCCAGATATCGGCAAAGGATGAGTTTCTTAACATCAAATCAGCAACGCGCAACGATTTACGCGACGCTCACCGCATCCCGCCGCAACTGATGGGCGCAATGCCGGAAGGCAACGGCTCGCTGGGTGATGTTGAGAAGGCCGCGCGCGTCTTCGCCATCAACGAAATGTTGCCCGTGATGGAAGCCATGAAGGGCGTCAATGACTGGCTAGGTCAGGAAGTGATCCGCTTTAATCCCTACGCTCTGCTCAAAGACGAGTGATCCACACCACCCGCCGCACATCCTGCGGCGGTTATCCTTCAGTAATTTTCAATCTTCGCATGACCGGCCACCACCCGATCACCACCCGGTACGACCTTTAACGCCCCCTCACTCAGAGCGCATGAGCGCCATTCTGGCAGGCGCAAACTGCAATCGACTCCTCATCACATCCGGAAGCGAGAAAGCGCGCGAAGAAGGCGGAAAAGGCCGAAGAATGGCATTTAAAGGCACCCCCTCACTGCCCCCTGTCGCGTGGGCTGTTCCCCCGTCACCTGCGCGCGATATTTGCTTCGTTTTTTGTGCATTTGCCGATCCGGGGTCAGACCGCGCCACCACAGGGCGGAAAGGGCATAAACAGCATCAAAAAAATTGTGCAAATTTGTGCACTATTGTGCAGCTCCAAAAGGCCCATCAATTTGACTACCGATTACCTTTAGGGTAATTTTGTCGTATTACTTCACTAATAAGTGAACCTTCACCAATCAGTGAACTACGAAATGCTTTCAAAGGGGGTTATTATGAGAAAAATGTTTGATGAGTTCGACGGCTTTTAAGCTGAATCTAACCTCTACGAGGCGGGGAACTTACCCCGCCTTTTTTATGGATAAAAAACATGACATTAGACGCCAATACCCTGCAAATTATCAGTAACGCCATTGTGCTTCTCGGCGTTGTCGTTGCCATCTGGACAATCATCTATAACGTCCGCACCGCAAAGAAAACTCAAACGGCTAACTTTCTATTCGAAAGTCGCCAGGATACGCAGTACATAGAGTCCCTGCATGTCCTTAAGCAAGTTCATCGTTCAGGAAAATCGTTCCGTGCTTACGTCTTTCCATGCGAAGGCAAAGCGATCACCGAAGAAGAAATGATTGAGCGTCGCAAATTTCAGTACATCCTGAACTTTTACGAAAGGGTTGCCGTGAGCATCCGCGAGGGGATTTATAACGAGCAGATGATCAAACGAACATCGTAT is a window of Enterobacter cloacae complex sp. ECNIH7 DNA encoding:
- the gpM gene encoding phage terminase small subunit encodes the protein MLTPAQRHFQRVMAERRGQADEESDIQRTAHEQILHRLRMDLSRLSGVQSEETKAEMKKSMLPEYEGWIEGTLDGDSGRQDEVITRLMVWAIDCRDYVLVMKLGRYVVRHGLTLPDNFNRTAATFLTEEMSKPLLTLAAADADADLSSGIAVLDEVADIVADSDMPDVVRAKLCKARALARRGATDITTKAEALALFREALTRNPNAGVKKEIATLAREVKKLSADSGTGEGDAASTDKTDGTAEPVPEKSTTASAAGKTATRKTTTKTATGKATKRKPANQKKN
- a CDS encoding phage major capsid protein, P2 family is translated as MENTTRQLFDRYVAQQAQLNGVSTSAIAAKFAVDPTRQQRMEQAAQQNDSFLSKINVFPVNQQIGQKVLIGSKGPMAGVNNGVTSRRNPGSNQSMEPFDYMCRKVNYDYGISYEQLDAWAHMPEFQPLISKAMARQMSLDRIMIGFNGVKYSDPSDRAANPLLQDCGIGWLEKIRKEAPHRVISNVTITSRDEDNKIVAKGTYGNLGAAVYDAKNSLMDEWHKHNPDNVVILAGDLLTTSNFSAINALSQTNPNTEMLAGQLIVAQERVGNMPTFIAPYFPVTGVLITPFKNLSVYYQRGGLRRTIKEEPEYNRVATYQSSNDDFVIEDYGNVAFIDGIQFAQAEQAGE
- a CDS encoding GPO family capsid scaffolding protein, translating into MASAAKPARKKFRVAVSGATVDGREIRPEHLRDAAANYSPDVYGARVNVEHYLSPFPGSDFGAMGDVTALSAEDISEGPLAGRTALYAEIEPSERMKKLTEEGKKIYSSIELHPQFALNGKAYVMGLAMTDTPASLGTERLKFAAQQRQQVMSFNNQQGEAPLFTDAIEAEIIELAEQRSDEGKQWFGRVMGIIGKGRKADGEQFSQVRDAVENVAQSHADLLDSFNDLSRAREQDSQAIQKLTSDLAALTSKLGNTDANFSQREPANGGANAQLADY
- a CDS encoding terminase large subunit domain-containing protein, whose translation is MIQDAFVRQRAKQLYWQGYPPAEIARLMGINQNTIYAWKKRDEWDETPPVQRVSQSMDARLIQLTDKKDKTGGDFKEIDLLTRQLKKLSDGQPAGAGAGKKPRKRKLKNHFTEEQIVALREKILDSLSWHQRGWYEQRHHRNRMILKSRQIGATWYFAREALLDALRDDVKYPYQRNQIFLSASRRQAHQFRGFIQKVAEEVDVELKGGDKIVLSNGAELHFLGTSAATAQSYTGNLKFDEFFWVSNFTNLRKVAGAMATLKGLTRTYFSTPSGETHEAYPFWTGDRWNEKRPKAQRKAFDVGWKTLNSGLLCPDKTWRQIVTLKDVIDHGWEYTDLEEIQDENSEDEFRNLYMCEFVRDGESAFNLNALIGCGADGYDEWPDWKPFASRPMGNRPVWIGYDANGSSGNGDSGAICVVVPPLVPGGKFRTVETEQVRGLEFEEQAKVIENFTFKYNVQHVGIDVTGGNGEAVYQIVKKFFPMAMPYTMSMTSKRALVLKMLQLIRAGRWEYDRSERALINAFNSVRKVKTPGGFITYDTDRSRGVSHGDLAWANMLAIINEPLGQESGSGGFAMEF
- a CDS encoding phage portal protein; the encoded protein is MKKRTYKNNHAASSGSAGQPDISDALRSDPALSAFTFDGPYSVTDGYDLLDSMCCVDNGRYYETPIDWKGLTRAFAQSPLHQSALYFKRNVLTGCYIPHPLLSRQAFSAFALDWFVFGNAYLERRSNLLGAPLKLQHVPALNTRRGSDLDTYWFIRQWKDEYEFKPGQVCHIMNPDIHQEIYGMPEYMGALLSASLSHSADKFRKLYYDNGSHAGCILYVGSEKVDQESIKVVQKTLSQARGKGSFKNVLIHAPGGGKDGVQLLPFSQISAKDEFLNIKSATRNDLRDAHRIPPQLMGAMPEGNGSLGDVEKAARVFAINEMLPVMEAMKGVNDWLGQEVIRFNPYALLKDE
- a CDS encoding DUF4760 domain-containing protein, which encodes MTLDANTLQIISNAIVLLGVVVAIWTIIYNVRTAKKTQTANFLFESRQDTQYIESLHVLKQVHRSGKSFRAYVFPCEGKAITEEEMIERRKFQYILNFYERVAVSIREGIYNEQMIKRTSYTTVIETYDIAEPLIKAIREHIKSETTYQEFEWLVKRWKAKPLKKNK